Proteins found in one Alteromonas macleodii genomic segment:
- a CDS encoding ISL3 family transposase: MSHAGTILGISELEIERVHRHDFIEVWAKPTKKPLCKHCESRHLRIKATHKRTVKHTRQGNQVLTLHLKVPKYHCRCCGRYFRHPFVGIRPRYRASECFRLEVFEAHHGGVTQRGISRTHRISPTTVERWYQSHISQKYKEIISRPCPEMLGIDEHFFTRKKGYATTFVDLRHRSVFDVKLGRSELSLRSYLRHLPNKENVKLIAMDLSETYRGIAKRYFPNATIVADRFHVVRLINHHFLKAWQQHHPEGRKNRGLLSLMRRHQWHLSEENNSNLQRYLVDYPVLKTLYEVKQKLIRYMLLKTMNEKRMEKTLPRFLDLLEQLHHSPLRALAKTLTSWLQPIIAMWRFTRNNGITEGFHNKMEMISRRAYGFRNFENYRIRVMTHCAMPVTGWDGVINRVR; the protein is encoded by the coding sequence ATGTCCCACGCAGGTACTATTTTAGGCATAAGTGAGTTAGAAATAGAACGTGTTCATCGACATGATTTTATTGAAGTGTGGGCAAAGCCCACTAAAAAGCCGCTATGCAAGCATTGTGAGAGTCGACATTTACGCATAAAAGCCACACATAAGCGCACTGTGAAGCACACGCGCCAAGGTAATCAGGTGCTAACGCTACATTTAAAGGTGCCTAAATATCATTGTCGATGCTGTGGTCGTTATTTCAGGCACCCTTTTGTTGGGATCCGGCCACGCTACCGGGCATCGGAGTGCTTTCGCTTAGAAGTCTTTGAGGCGCATCACGGTGGTGTTACGCAACGTGGTATCTCTCGCACACATCGCATTAGTCCCACTACGGTAGAGCGTTGGTACCAATCACACATCAGCCAAAAATATAAAGAGATTATCAGTCGTCCCTGCCCAGAGATGTTGGGGATAGATGAACACTTTTTTACCCGTAAGAAGGGTTATGCGACGACGTTTGTAGATTTACGACATCGTAGTGTGTTTGATGTAAAACTGGGACGTTCTGAATTAAGTTTACGCTCGTACTTGCGCCACCTTCCCAATAAAGAGAACGTTAAGCTCATCGCGATGGACTTATCGGAAACCTATCGTGGTATTGCCAAACGCTATTTCCCTAATGCTACGATAGTCGCTGACCGTTTTCATGTAGTGCGCTTGATAAACCATCATTTCTTAAAAGCGTGGCAGCAACACCATCCTGAAGGACGTAAGAATCGGGGTTTACTTAGTTTGATGCGACGACATCAATGGCATTTAAGCGAAGAGAATAACAGCAACCTACAACGCTACTTAGTTGACTATCCGGTGTTAAAAACACTGTATGAGGTCAAACAGAAGCTCATCAGGTATATGCTGTTAAAGACTATGAATGAAAAACGAATGGAGAAGACATTACCGAGGTTCTTAGACTTGCTTGAACAGTTACATCACAGTCCACTTCGTGCACTGGCCAAAACCTTAACTTCGTGGTTGCAACCTATCATCGCCATGTGGCGCTTTACACGAAACAACGGGATCACTGAAGGCTTCCACAACAAAATGGAAATGATATCGAGAAGAGCGTATGGTTTTAGAAACTTTGAAAATTATCGAATAAGAGTGATGACCCATTGTGCTATGCCGGTTACCGGATGGGATGGTGTTATCAATCGTGTAAGGTGA
- a CDS encoding tyrosine-type recombinase/integrase, with product MSSTKFRFTEQAIEKLSGSDKRARYYDAQMPGLIIDVLPSNKKTFRVYKKLPGTQKPLSVTIGSFPSIPVEQARKQARKAMADIADGMNPNDNKRHFRAASVTLETVYESYKLSRKLKETTLRGYEQVMDCYFDDWAKKRLADLTETRIYRRHCELTKRSPAQADLAMRTLRALFNFARAEYKSSDGRTLFPHNPVTVLSEKRCWNNVARKQTRLRPSQLKPFLAVVNELRDKAIIHRQDFTATVCDFVEFMAFTGLRKTELLELEWKNVFLNDQLFCLDDTKNGHGLELPITKPLEEILKRRAEYRVSGFVFGADNHHGRVVEPKKIIKQMNARADVSFTLHDLRRTFCSVAETIGVGTYTLKRLLNHKTSRSDVTAGYTVLTAEELREPADRICQRLLEYAGVKSTDKDSAIDDLTRKLASLSKSQRLELMSALLA from the coding sequence ATGTCATCTACAAAATTCAGATTTACAGAACAGGCCATTGAAAAACTGTCAGGTTCAGATAAACGGGCTCGATATTACGACGCTCAGATGCCAGGTCTCATCATTGACGTTCTTCCTTCAAATAAGAAAACCTTTCGGGTATACAAGAAGCTTCCTGGCACGCAAAAGCCATTGTCTGTAACTATCGGTTCCTTTCCATCTATTCCCGTTGAACAGGCGCGTAAGCAAGCCAGGAAAGCCATGGCGGACATTGCTGATGGAATGAACCCTAATGATAACAAGCGTCACTTCAGGGCCGCCTCAGTGACTTTAGAGACAGTTTACGAGAGCTATAAACTTTCCAGAAAGCTTAAAGAAACTACTTTACGTGGCTACGAGCAGGTGATGGATTGCTATTTTGATGATTGGGCAAAGAAGCGCTTGGCTGACCTCACAGAAACCCGCATCTATCGTCGGCACTGCGAACTGACTAAGCGCAGCCCCGCACAGGCCGACTTAGCTATGAGAACGCTCAGAGCGCTTTTTAACTTCGCCAGAGCTGAGTATAAATCCTCAGACGGCAGAACTTTATTCCCTCATAACCCTGTTACTGTTCTGTCTGAAAAACGTTGCTGGAACAACGTAGCCCGCAAGCAGACAAGGCTCCGACCCTCACAGTTAAAGCCATTTCTAGCGGTAGTTAATGAGCTGCGTGATAAAGCTATAATCCACCGACAAGATTTTACTGCAACAGTGTGTGATTTCGTAGAGTTCATGGCTTTTACAGGACTGCGTAAAACAGAATTACTTGAGCTGGAATGGAAAAACGTATTTTTGAACGACCAGTTATTCTGCTTAGACGATACAAAGAATGGTCATGGGCTTGAACTGCCAATTACCAAACCGCTTGAGGAAATCCTTAAAAGAAGAGCTGAGTACCGCGTTTCGGGGTTTGTTTTTGGTGCTGACAACCATCATGGCAGAGTGGTGGAGCCTAAGAAAATTATTAAGCAAATGAACGCTAGGGCTGATGTCTCTTTCACTCTGCATGATCTTCGTCGTACGTTCTGTTCGGTTGCTGAAACTATTGGGGTAGGTACATACACATTGAAAAGGCTACTCAACCACAAAACGAGCCGCAGTGATGTTACTGCTGGCTACACCGTGCTTACAGCAGAAGAGCTAAGGGAACCAGCAGATAGAATCTGTCAGAGGCTATTGGAATACGCAGGCGTAAAGTCAACCGATAAAGATAGCGCCATTGATGACTTGACGAGGAAATTGGCGAGTTTGTCTAAATCGCAAAGGCTTGAACTTATGTCAGCATTATTGGCCTAG
- a CDS encoding cation diffusion facilitator family transporter, with translation MGHSHSHSSEKIGWAFFLNFGFTIIEFIGGWLTNSTAIMADAVHDLGDTLSIGSAWLLNKLGTKSATKEFTYGYRRLSLLGALINGIVLIVGSAWVLYEAVPRLSNPEMPETEGMIALAVLGVLVNGFAAYKLHGGKSLNEKVLNWHLLEDVLGWVAVLIVAIVMQFKDWPVLDPVLSIGFTLFILFNVIRNLISTVKLFFQASPDNSLLQKVTDKLLELDAVSDLHHLHIWSLDGEHHVATVHVVSQFESKAEYLELKESVSNALQEFELSHTTIEIELTSEECRDAD, from the coding sequence ATGGGGCACTCACATTCCCATAGCTCAGAAAAAATTGGCTGGGCTTTTTTCCTCAATTTTGGCTTCACTATCATTGAGTTTATTGGAGGATGGCTAACAAACAGTACCGCTATTATGGCGGATGCCGTGCATGACTTAGGTGACACATTGTCAATTGGCAGTGCGTGGCTTCTGAATAAACTCGGCACTAAAAGCGCAACGAAAGAGTTTACCTATGGCTATCGCCGGCTGAGTTTACTTGGGGCGCTGATAAACGGCATTGTTTTAATCGTTGGCTCTGCCTGGGTCCTTTATGAGGCAGTGCCACGCCTGAGTAATCCAGAGATGCCAGAAACAGAAGGCATGATTGCACTGGCTGTTCTTGGCGTACTGGTCAATGGCTTCGCAGCTTATAAATTACATGGTGGTAAATCGTTGAATGAAAAAGTTCTGAACTGGCATCTACTCGAAGACGTTTTAGGTTGGGTAGCGGTACTCATTGTCGCTATTGTTATGCAGTTCAAAGACTGGCCCGTTCTGGATCCAGTTCTTTCCATCGGATTTACGCTATTCATTCTGTTCAACGTTATCCGAAACCTCATCAGCACCGTGAAGCTATTTTTTCAGGCGTCACCAGACAACAGTCTTTTACAAAAGGTGACTGATAAACTGCTTGAACTTGATGCTGTGAGCGATCTGCATCACCTGCATATCTGGTCATTAGATGGTGAGCACCATGTCGCGACAGTTCACGTCGTTAGTCAGTTTGAGTCGAAAGCTGAATACCTCGAACTTAAAGAAAGTGTATCCAACGCGCTACAAGAGTTTGAGTTATCGCATACCACTATTGAAATTGAGCTAACCAGCGAAGAATGTCGGGATGCTGATTAA
- a CDS encoding class IIb bacteriocin, lactobin A/cerein 7B family — translation MEEIKIEELRNISGGYWNQIAIAIAVADAAYDFYQGYSDHRK, via the coding sequence ATGGAAGAAATCAAAATAGAAGAGCTGCGTAACATTTCTGGCGGTTATTGGAACCAAATCGCAATCGCTATAGCTGTAGCAGATGCAGCATACGATTTTTATCAAGGTTATTCAGACCACAGAAAATAA